A stretch of the Acidimicrobiia bacterium genome encodes the following:
- a CDS encoding lytic transglycosylase domain-containing protein, producing MARDYGTRRRIVGLLSILVAFDVVVAVVVLLVIGSTGDDAEPRRPSTLPAFVEPWKHHLESAFKRAARENDLPVALLEALAWRESRWRAEAYNPDSGAVGIGQLLPETAVFVAGELLGDPTLDPADAQDNIRMMARYVRAQVESFNGDRRLALAAYLQGSTSVRNDGVSTTTAAYLADITEIRKRFEAAARGNPGSALDPLSS from the coding sequence ATGGCCCGCGACTACGGGACCCGGCGACGGATCGTCGGGCTGCTCTCGATCCTCGTCGCCTTCGACGTCGTTGTTGCCGTCGTCGTGCTCCTGGTGATCGGCTCGACCGGCGACGACGCCGAGCCGCGCCGACCTTCGACGCTCCCAGCATTCGTGGAGCCCTGGAAGCACCACCTGGAATCCGCGTTCAAGCGCGCGGCGCGTGAGAACGACCTGCCCGTCGCGCTCCTCGAGGCACTCGCGTGGCGCGAGTCGCGCTGGCGCGCCGAGGCATACAACCCCGATTCCGGCGCGGTCGGCATCGGGCAGCTGCTCCCGGAGACGGCTGTGTTCGTGGCCGGGGAGCTGCTCGGCGATCCGACCCTCGACCCGGCCGACGCTCAGGACAACATCCGCATGATGGCGCGGTACGTGCGTGCGCAGGTGGAGAGCTTCAACGGCGACCGGCGGCTTGCACTCGCCGCGTATCTCCAGGGTTCGACGTCGGTGCGAAATGACGGCGTCAGCACGACGACCGCGGCCTATCTCGCCGACATCACCGAGATCCGCAAGCGATTCGAAGCCGCGGCGCGCGGCAACCCCGGCAGCGCGCTCGATCCGCTCTCCTCGTAG
- a CDS encoding PQQ-binding-like beta-propeller repeat protein, producing the protein MTTPVRQDRARALALLAGAALVISLTTAAAPAATRRGETAVPPDVTEHLGEWALPHRDYANSRATTDSTITAANVATMTEAWSKEMPGRGLFGNYASTPLIVGDTVYAQDLTSNVWALSLADGSVKWSKNYDDPVIGPNGIGVGYDKAFAVIGRGRVVALDLETGEEVWSRNVNLHPQDGVSIQPTVVDGLVLLSTFPGNIAEQDFPAGVRGVIQALDQRTGKRVWKFDTVKGKSLWGSNDVNAGGGAWYPPAVDLERGIAYWGIGNPAPWPGTNEFPGGTSRKGPNLYSDSVVAVGLRDGKLRWYQQANPHDLFDHDLQLTMLVDDADGQQLVIASGKLGIVFAYDAKTGDPVWETPVGTHLNDDLQELTTPRRVSPGPLGGVITPMAHHEGVIYVPVVENDAIYLPDTPNFVSDFDLGGGEGLLVAIDAATGDILWEHALPNGMNLGGATVVNDIVLTSTNDGTFYALDRQTGDELFTYKAGGPINGWPAVFGDTILVPVGASEPPALVALRLG; encoded by the coding sequence GTGACGACGCCGGTACGGCAAGATCGGGCGAGAGCACTTGCGCTGCTCGCCGGTGCCGCGCTCGTCATTTCGCTGACGACGGCGGCCGCACCGGCGGCGACCCGACGGGGTGAGACCGCCGTCCCACCCGACGTCACCGAGCACCTCGGCGAGTGGGCGCTGCCGCACCGCGACTATGCGAACAGCCGCGCTACCACCGACTCCACGATCACCGCGGCCAACGTGGCGACAATGACCGAAGCGTGGTCGAAGGAGATGCCGGGTCGGGGCCTGTTCGGCAACTACGCGTCGACCCCGCTCATCGTCGGCGACACGGTGTACGCGCAGGATCTCACGAGCAATGTGTGGGCGCTGTCGCTCGCGGACGGAAGCGTCAAGTGGTCCAAGAACTACGACGATCCCGTCATCGGGCCGAACGGCATCGGTGTCGGCTACGACAAGGCGTTCGCCGTCATCGGGCGCGGCCGGGTGGTGGCACTCGACCTCGAGACGGGCGAGGAAGTGTGGTCTCGCAACGTCAACCTGCATCCGCAGGACGGCGTCTCGATCCAGCCAACCGTGGTGGACGGTCTCGTGCTGCTCAGCACCTTCCCGGGCAACATCGCCGAGCAGGACTTCCCGGCCGGCGTGCGCGGTGTGATCCAGGCGTTGGATCAACGCACCGGCAAGCGCGTGTGGAAGTTCGACACGGTGAAGGGCAAGTCGCTGTGGGGCAGCAATGACGTGAACGCGGGCGGTGGCGCGTGGTACCCGCCGGCGGTGGATCTCGAGCGCGGGATCGCGTACTGGGGGATCGGCAACCCCGCGCCATGGCCGGGGACCAACGAGTTCCCCGGCGGCACGAGCCGGAAGGGACCGAACCTCTACAGCGACAGCGTGGTCGCGGTCGGCCTCCGCGACGGGAAGCTGCGCTGGTATCAGCAGGCCAACCCGCACGACCTGTTCGACCACGACCTCCAGCTCACGATGCTCGTGGACGACGCCGACGGTCAGCAGCTCGTCATCGCCTCCGGGAAGCTCGGCATCGTCTTCGCTTACGACGCGAAGACCGGTGACCCGGTCTGGGAGACACCGGTCGGCACCCACCTGAATGACGACTTGCAGGAGCTCACGACGCCGCGGCGCGTGTCGCCCGGTCCGCTCGGCGGCGTGATCACGCCGATGGCACACCACGAGGGCGTGATCTACGTCCCGGTCGTGGAGAACGACGCGATCTACCTGCCCGACACTCCGAACTTCGTGAGCGACTTCGACCTCGGCGGCGGCGAAGGCCTGCTCGTGGCGATCGACGCCGCGACCGGCGACATCCTGTGGGAGCACGCCCTCCCCAACGGCATGAACCTCGGCGGCGCGACCGTAGTGAACGACATCGTGCTCACGTCGACCAACGACGGCACGTTCTACGCACTGGACCGCCAGACCGGGGATGAGCTGTTCACGTACAAGGCCGGCGGTCCGATCAATGGATGGCCCGCAGTGTTCGGTGACACGATCCTCGTCCCGGTCGGCGCGTCGGAGCCCCCCGCACTCGTCGCGTTGCGACTCGGCTGA
- a CDS encoding amidase encodes MDDVAWLDATGQAALVRAGEVTPTELTEAAIARVAALNPALNAVIFDRSEKARAEAADPALPDGPFRGVPFLLKDAVAHSAGDPHHCGMQVLKDAGWVEPRDTWLVERFRAAGFVIIGKTNLPELAASVTTEPLAYGPTHNPWDLDRSPGGSSGGAGAAVASGMVAVAHGNDMGGSIRFPASMCGVVGLKPTRARSTLGPDFGEYWAMTTHEHVLTRSVRDTAAVLDAISGPGVGDPYTAPPPVRPFAEEVGTHPGQLRIGFRTERTGGLGQSHADGVAAVHETVKLLEELGHVVEAAPLDALDDPRFGEGIGVLFPTFIAGELDRWSAKLGREISSTELEPFNAMQVEVARTITASQYVHVVEGLQAYARRVAQWWADGHDIFVTPMVPDSTPRLGELSPDVPLDKTLGRLMTITSFSMPFNVTGQPAISLPLHWGGDGMPVGVQLVAAYGREDVLLRVAAQLEAAKPWQDRRPPTSSK; translated from the coding sequence ATGGACGACGTCGCGTGGCTGGACGCAACCGGCCAAGCCGCACTGGTGCGCGCGGGTGAGGTCACCCCCACCGAGCTGACCGAGGCCGCGATCGCCCGAGTGGCAGCACTGAACCCCGCGTTGAACGCAGTGATCTTCGATCGCAGCGAGAAGGCCCGAGCCGAAGCGGCTGACCCGGCGCTGCCGGACGGCCCGTTCCGCGGCGTGCCGTTCCTGCTCAAGGACGCCGTCGCGCACTCGGCGGGCGACCCGCATCACTGCGGCATGCAAGTGCTGAAGGACGCCGGGTGGGTGGAACCGCGCGACACCTGGCTCGTCGAGCGCTTCCGCGCCGCCGGCTTCGTCATCATCGGCAAGACCAACCTTCCTGAGCTGGCGGCTTCGGTGACCACCGAGCCGCTCGCGTACGGGCCGACCCACAACCCGTGGGACCTCGACCGCTCTCCCGGTGGGTCAAGTGGTGGCGCGGGCGCTGCGGTCGCGTCGGGCATGGTCGCGGTCGCGCACGGCAATGACATGGGCGGGTCGATCCGCTTTCCCGCGTCGATGTGCGGGGTGGTCGGGCTCAAGCCGACACGGGCGCGCAGCACGCTCGGCCCTGACTTCGGCGAGTACTGGGCGATGACCACACACGAGCACGTGCTCACGCGCTCGGTGCGCGACACGGCGGCGGTGCTCGACGCGATCAGCGGGCCGGGCGTCGGCGACCCCTACACGGCGCCGCCGCCTGTGCGTCCGTTCGCCGAGGAGGTCGGCACGCACCCGGGGCAGCTGCGAATCGGGTTCCGCACCGAGCGCACCGGCGGGCTGGGCCAGTCGCATGCCGATGGCGTCGCCGCCGTGCACGAGACGGTGAAGCTCCTCGAGGAGCTTGGGCACGTGGTGGAAGCCGCTCCGCTCGACGCGCTCGACGACCCGCGGTTCGGCGAGGGGATCGGCGTGCTCTTCCCCACGTTCATCGCGGGTGAGCTGGATCGTTGGAGCGCCAAGCTCGGGCGCGAGATCTCATCGACGGAGCTCGAGCCGTTCAATGCGATGCAAGTAGAGGTGGCGCGCACAATCACCGCATCGCAGTATGTGCATGTCGTCGAGGGTCTCCAGGCCTACGCGCGTCGTGTCGCGCAGTGGTGGGCTGACGGCCACGACATCTTCGTGACGCCGATGGTGCCCGACTCGACTCCAAGGCTCGGCGAGCTCAGCCCGGACGTTCCACTCGACAAGACGCTCGGACGGCTCATGACGATCACGTCGTTCTCGATGCCGTTCAACGTGACCGGACAGCCAGCGATCTCGCTGCCGTTGCACTGGGGCGGGGACGGGATGCCCGTCGGCGTGCAGCTCGTCGCCGCCTACGGAAGAGAGGACGTGCTCCTTCGCGTCGCCGCGCAGCTCGAAGCGGCGAAGCCGTGGCAAGACCGCCGCCCTCCCACATCCAGCAAGTGA
- a CDS encoding DinB family protein has protein sequence MSIDSENHPRTEGPLLGDERAALLGFLRWQRETLELKCAGLDVADLARRAVEPSTLSLLGLVRHMADVERFWFREVMSGQDAPALFSSDALPDGDFDGAVPDPAVVAESWDAWRSEVAFADQFVADASDLDVTGNERWRGAISLHWVLIHMVEEYARHNGHADLLRQRIDGAVGE, from the coding sequence ATGTCCATCGACTCCGAGAACCACCCTCGCACCGAGGGGCCCCTCCTGGGGGACGAGCGCGCGGCGCTCCTTGGGTTCCTGCGCTGGCAGCGCGAGACGCTGGAGCTGAAATGCGCGGGCCTCGACGTCGCCGACCTCGCCCGTCGCGCGGTCGAGCCGTCCACGCTGTCGTTGCTCGGGCTGGTGCGTCACATGGCTGACGTCGAACGCTTCTGGTTCCGTGAGGTGATGTCGGGGCAGGATGCTCCGGCGCTCTTCTCGTCTGACGCCCTCCCCGATGGAGACTTTGATGGTGCAGTGCCCGACCCCGCGGTCGTCGCCGAGTCGTGGGACGCCTGGCGGTCCGAGGTCGCGTTCGCGGATCAGTTCGTGGCCGACGCAAGCGATCTCGACGTCACCGGGAACGAACGCTGGCGCGGCGCGATCTCGCTGCACTGGGTGTTGATCCACATGGTGGAGGAGTACGCCCGACACAACGGCCATGCGGACCTGCTCCGCCAGCGGATCGACGGGGCAGTGGGCGAGTAG
- a CDS encoding amidohydrolase family protein: protein MPENGNGPMVVDADGHVCEPMDLWERNLPAAMREVGPRVIWSDKLETQQLWVEDRVGIPMGLAGLGNAGTKLNQNFGNALRYEEQNPAGFDPHERVKVLDEEGMQIAVLYCGLGQGLGGIKDPALAVACHQVWNDWMAEWCSAAPDRLVGSGMLPAQNPAAAADEVHRIAELGLRAGVVRPNPALGRQLWDPAFDPMYDALEEHGIPLGLHGAGMFDMEGASKRMGDLMAPGTHHALILFFDQYLQLANLVYAGVLERHPTLKVAVLESGGGWIAHWMDRMDEFMEAYDWALSKPLSLTPAEYFRRQCVISFDPGEHSMRAMADLAGADNLIWASDFPHSDAKYPGVVDELREHTEDMTPDQRAKLFGTNAVRLYGIEHLVDSLVA, encoded by the coding sequence ATGCCTGAGAACGGCAATGGCCCAATGGTGGTGGACGCCGACGGCCACGTGTGCGAGCCGATGGACTTGTGGGAGCGCAACCTGCCCGCGGCGATGCGTGAGGTCGGACCGCGTGTGATCTGGAGCGACAAGCTGGAGACGCAGCAGCTCTGGGTGGAGGACCGCGTCGGCATCCCGATGGGGCTTGCGGGACTCGGCAACGCGGGCACGAAGCTCAACCAGAACTTCGGCAACGCACTGCGCTACGAGGAGCAGAACCCGGCCGGGTTCGACCCGCACGAACGCGTGAAGGTGCTCGACGAGGAGGGCATGCAGATCGCGGTCCTGTACTGCGGCCTCGGTCAGGGGCTCGGTGGCATCAAGGACCCCGCGCTCGCGGTCGCGTGCCACCAGGTGTGGAACGACTGGATGGCCGAGTGGTGCTCCGCCGCGCCCGACCGTCTCGTCGGCTCGGGGATGCTCCCCGCGCAGAACCCAGCCGCGGCCGCGGACGAGGTGCACCGCATCGCGGAGCTCGGCTTGCGCGCGGGCGTGGTTCGACCGAACCCGGCGCTCGGGCGCCAGCTCTGGGACCCGGCGTTCGACCCGATGTACGACGCGCTCGAGGAGCACGGCATCCCGCTCGGCCTGCACGGCGCGGGCATGTTCGACATGGAGGGCGCGAGCAAGCGCATGGGCGACCTCATGGCGCCGGGCACGCATCACGCGCTCATCCTCTTCTTCGACCAGTACCTCCAGCTCGCCAATCTCGTGTACGCGGGTGTCCTCGAACGTCACCCGACGCTCAAGGTCGCGGTGCTCGAGTCGGGCGGCGGTTGGATCGCGCACTGGATGGACCGCATGGACGAGTTCATGGAGGCGTACGACTGGGCACTCAGCAAGCCGCTGTCGCTCACGCCAGCCGAGTACTTCCGGCGCCAGTGCGTCATCAGCTTCGACCCGGGGGAGCACTCGATGCGCGCGATGGCCGACCTCGCGGGAGCCGACAACTTGATCTGGGCATCTGACTTCCCACACTCCGACGCCAAGTACCCGGGTGTCGTCGACGAGCTGCGCGAGCACACCGAAGACATGACGCCCGACCAGCGGGCGAAGCTGTTCGGCACCAACGCCGTGCGCCTCTACGGCATCGAGCACCTGGTCGACTCCCTAGTGGCATAA
- a CDS encoding amidohydrolase family protein — translation MLDLVVRGGTVVDGSGAPPITADVGVRDGRVVEVGEVDEDAREVVDADGCVVAPGFIDIHTHYDAQLHWEPTASPSSWHGVTSVICGNCGFSLFPAKPDDVPWLLKMLSRVEGMSPETLAAGVTFGGGGLSEFAAGLTGRIGVNAGFQVGHSAVRRHVMGEEAGTRAATDEEIGAMGDLVRGALADGAVGFTSSQLEIHSDHEGQPVPSNLATRDELIALATVVGESPHGVIEFIPWSNLEGYTDEDRELMLAMCDASRTVMNVNPVQHLPTMPDTWKRVLEFVDGAHRKGARIYPQSATQQLQVFFALHDTFLFDQMASFREILTLPPVERAAKLNDPAHREVMRAELADPTGRAFVFKWDNVKVARADDHSDWVGKTVPELRSLLSSGDDLDAFLDASLAEDLRTTFTLGGSPGRRNHEATAEIVAHPFTLPGSSDAGAHLTSYCGVDYTTRLFTEFVPGSLPIEQAVARLTGIPAAMYGLTDRGMLRPGAFADVVVWDPARLSSGATRWSQDFPAGGGRFVVDSQGYVALIVNGQIVRRDNEDTGARPGQVLRPG, via the coding sequence ATGCTCGATCTCGTAGTCCGCGGTGGGACGGTCGTCGACGGTAGTGGCGCGCCACCGATCACCGCCGACGTCGGCGTGCGCGACGGTCGCGTGGTCGAGGTCGGGGAGGTCGACGAGGACGCTCGCGAAGTCGTGGATGCCGACGGTTGCGTGGTCGCGCCGGGCTTCATCGACATCCACACGCACTACGACGCGCAGCTGCACTGGGAGCCGACCGCGTCGCCGTCGTCGTGGCACGGCGTGACGTCGGTGATCTGCGGCAACTGCGGGTTCTCCCTCTTCCCCGCGAAGCCCGACGACGTGCCGTGGCTGCTCAAGATGCTCAGCCGCGTGGAGGGGATGAGCCCGGAGACGCTCGCGGCCGGGGTCACGTTCGGAGGTGGTGGGCTCTCCGAGTTCGCCGCAGGTCTCACCGGCCGCATCGGGGTGAACGCCGGGTTCCAGGTCGGCCACTCAGCTGTGCGGCGCCATGTGATGGGCGAGGAGGCCGGCACGCGGGCCGCGACCGACGAGGAGATCGGCGCGATGGGCGACCTCGTGCGCGGCGCGCTCGCCGACGGCGCGGTCGGCTTCACCTCGTCACAGCTCGAGATCCACTCGGACCACGAAGGCCAACCCGTGCCGTCGAACCTCGCGACGCGCGATGAGCTGATCGCGCTTGCCACCGTGGTTGGCGAGTCGCCGCATGGGGTCATCGAGTTCATCCCTTGGTCGAACCTGGAGGGGTACACCGACGAGGATCGTGAGCTCATGCTCGCGATGTGCGACGCGTCGCGGACGGTGATGAACGTGAACCCGGTCCAGCACCTGCCGACCATGCCCGACACCTGGAAGCGCGTCCTCGAGTTCGTCGACGGGGCGCATCGCAAAGGCGCCAGGATCTACCCGCAGTCGGCGACCCAACAGCTACAGGTGTTCTTCGCGCTGCACGACACGTTCTTGTTCGACCAGATGGCGTCGTTCCGCGAGATACTCACGCTCCCACCGGTCGAGCGGGCGGCAAAGCTCAATGACCCGGCGCACCGCGAGGTCATGCGAGCCGAGCTCGCCGATCCCACCGGTCGGGCCTTCGTGTTCAAGTGGGACAACGTGAAGGTGGCGCGTGCGGACGACCACTCCGACTGGGTCGGCAAGACCGTTCCCGAGCTGCGCTCGCTGCTCAGTTCGGGCGACGACCTCGACGCGTTCCTCGACGCCTCGCTGGCCGAAGATCTCCGCACCACGTTCACGCTCGGTGGTTCCCCCGGCCGCCGGAACCACGAGGCGACGGCGGAGATCGTGGCCCACCCCTTTACGTTGCCGGGGAGCAGCGACGCCGGCGCGCACCTCACGTCGTACTGCGGTGTCGACTACACGACCCGCCTGTTCACCGAGTTCGTTCCTGGTTCACTTCCGATCGAGCAGGCGGTCGCGCGTCTCACGGGAATCCCCGCCGCGATGTACGGCCTCACCGACCGCGGGATGCTCCGGCCCGGCGCGTTCGCGGACGTCGTCGTGTGGGACCCGGCGCGCCTCTCATCGGGTGCCACGCGCTGGTCACAGGACTTCCCGGCCGGCGGCGGCCGATTCGTCGTCGACTCGCAGGGCTACGTCGCGCTGATCGTCAACGGCCAGATCGTCCGCCGCGACAATGAAGACACCGGCGCGCGCCCCGGCCAGGTGCTCCGACCCGGCTAG
- a CDS encoding neutral zinc metallopeptidase: MKFRRKARLDTGQVSDRRGSGGGGGGGFGAGGFERSGSGGGFGRSGYGRRRRYPGGGGGFSLVGLVVVIVILLILWLVGGIDLSGSGSSNGGGGFQGEDNSELEAECQTGADANEQQDCRIVAIVNSVNRYWSNKLGQYEQTDTVLFDGQVSTGCGVASSAVGPFYCPLDELVYIDLGFFDELETQFGAEGGPFAEAYVVAHEYGHHVQNLLGTNDRVGNAQGPKSGSVRLELQADCFSGVWAANAVKTRLISKLTDHDIKIGLDAAAAVGDDRIQESATGRVDPESWTHGSSSQRQQWFTRGYRTGNREGCNTFADNAL, encoded by the coding sequence GTGAAGTTTCGACGCAAGGCGCGCCTCGACACAGGGCAGGTCTCCGACCGTCGCGGTAGTGGTGGCGGCGGCGGTGGTGGTTTCGGCGCCGGCGGGTTCGAGAGGAGTGGTTCCGGCGGGGGCTTCGGACGCAGTGGCTACGGACGCCGCCGTCGGTACCCGGGCGGCGGCGGCGGCTTCAGCCTCGTCGGGCTCGTGGTCGTCATCGTGATCCTGTTGATCCTGTGGCTCGTCGGCGGCATCGACCTCTCGGGATCAGGATCGAGCAACGGCGGCGGCGGGTTCCAAGGCGAAGACAACTCAGAGCTCGAGGCCGAGTGCCAGACCGGTGCCGACGCCAACGAGCAGCAGGACTGCCGCATCGTCGCCATCGTCAACTCGGTGAATCGCTACTGGTCGAACAAGCTTGGGCAGTACGAGCAGACCGACACCGTCCTCTTCGACGGGCAGGTGTCGACGGGCTGCGGTGTCGCGTCGTCGGCCGTCGGCCCCTTCTACTGTCCGCTCGACGAGCTCGTGTATATCGACCTCGGATTCTTCGACGAGCTCGAGACGCAGTTCGGTGCCGAGGGTGGCCCGTTCGCGGAGGCGTACGTGGTCGCGCACGAATACGGCCACCACGTGCAGAACCTGCTCGGCACGAACGACCGAGTCGGCAACGCGCAGGGCCCGAAGTCGGGCTCGGTGCGGCTCGAGCTGCAGGCCGACTGCTTCAGCGGCGTGTGGGCCGCGAACGCGGTGAAGACGCGGCTGATCTCCAAGCTCACCGACCACGACATCAAGATCGGTCTCGACGCGGCCGCGGCCGTTGGTGATGACCGCATCCAAGAGTCGGCGACCGGGCGCGTCGACCCCGAGTCGTGGACGCATGGCTCGTCGAGCCAGCGCCAGCAGTGGTTCACTCGCGGCTACCGCACGGGCAATCGCGAAGGCTGCAACACGTTCGCAGACAACGCGCTGTGA
- a CDS encoding DUF3499 family protein, with protein sequence MARMCARPACNLPAAATFNFDGLKRVVWLGPLDDAGARSAGDLCRAHADRLRPPVHWELRDVREDAPTRIGLAAGMKADEAKTPLLARAFRAAKAG encoded by the coding sequence ATGGCCAGGATGTGCGCGCGACCCGCATGCAACCTCCCCGCAGCAGCCACGTTCAACTTCGACGGCCTGAAGCGCGTCGTGTGGCTCGGCCCGCTCGACGACGCAGGTGCGCGCTCCGCCGGTGATCTGTGTCGCGCCCACGCCGATCGTCTCCGTCCGCCGGTGCACTGGGAGCTTCGGGACGTTCGTGAGGACGCACCCACGCGCATCGGACTTGCGGCGGGCATGAAGGCCGACGAAGCCAAGACCCCGTTGCTCGCACGCGCCTTCCGCGCCGCCAAGGCGGGGTAA
- a CDS encoding NAD(P)/FAD-dependent oxidoreductase, with product MAEADADAIVIGAGPNGLVAANLLADAGWRVFVLEAQPDPGGAVRSSELVSPGFVADWGSSFYPLGFASPVLRGLGLEEHGLRWVHAPLPLAHPSPGGCAFVDRNDLDATAASLDAFAPGDGDTWRTLYRRWTKIGPSFLEMLLSPFPPVRGALRVARAGGVHIPWLTRYALSSLRRAVRGFKGEGGRLLLAGNTLHTDLEPDAATGALFGWLLASLAQDVGFPVPEGGAGRLTDALVARLTARGGEVRCGVSVTNIEVRGGKAVGVRTAAGAEITAGKAVLADTSAPALYQGLLGTERLPLRVRRGLKRFRWDHATVKVDWALDGTVPWTAEPARRAGTVHVTDSLEDVNAYCDQIKHGLVPEHPFLVVGQMTTTDPTRSPAGTETLWAYTHVPQAVRGDAGAGITGRWDDADAQRAADRIEDEIERRAPGFRALVRGRHVLTPTSFEAQDANLVGGALGGGTSALRQQLFLRPVPGLRGGARTFVRGLYLASASAHPGGGVHGACGANAAHLALRDA from the coding sequence GTGGCGGAGGCCGACGCCGACGCGATCGTCATCGGGGCGGGGCCGAACGGGCTGGTCGCCGCGAACTTGCTCGCCGACGCCGGTTGGCGCGTGTTCGTGCTCGAGGCACAGCCAGACCCGGGGGGAGCGGTTCGCAGCAGTGAGCTCGTGTCCCCCGGGTTCGTGGCCGACTGGGGGAGCTCCTTCTATCCACTCGGCTTCGCGTCGCCCGTGTTGCGAGGGCTCGGCCTGGAGGAGCACGGGCTTCGCTGGGTCCACGCGCCCCTCCCGCTCGCGCATCCATCGCCTGGCGGGTGTGCGTTCGTGGACCGCAACGACCTCGATGCGACGGCCGCATCGCTCGACGCGTTCGCCCCGGGAGACGGCGACACGTGGCGAACGCTCTACCGGCGCTGGACGAAGATCGGTCCGTCGTTCTTGGAGATGTTGCTCTCGCCGTTCCCGCCGGTTCGTGGCGCGTTACGAGTGGCACGCGCCGGCGGGGTGCACATCCCGTGGCTCACGCGGTACGCGCTGTCGTCGTTACGACGCGCCGTTCGTGGGTTCAAGGGCGAGGGTGGGCGCCTGTTGCTGGCGGGCAACACCTTGCACACCGACCTGGAACCCGATGCCGCGACCGGCGCGCTGTTCGGTTGGCTGCTCGCCTCACTCGCGCAGGATGTCGGGTTCCCCGTCCCGGAGGGTGGCGCGGGCCGACTGACCGACGCGCTCGTCGCACGCCTCACGGCGCGCGGTGGTGAGGTGCGTTGTGGCGTGAGCGTCACCAACATCGAGGTGCGCGGCGGAAAGGCCGTCGGCGTGCGCACCGCAGCAGGCGCCGAGATCACCGCGGGCAAAGCTGTACTCGCCGACACCTCCGCACCCGCGCTGTATCAGGGCCTGCTGGGCACCGAACGGCTTCCTTTGCGCGTACGACGCGGCTTGAAACGCTTCCGCTGGGACCACGCGACGGTGAAGGTTGACTGGGCGCTCGACGGCACCGTTCCGTGGACCGCTGAGCCAGCGCGGCGCGCGGGCACGGTGCACGTCACCGACTCCCTCGAAGACGTCAACGCATACTGCGACCAGATCAAGCACGGGCTCGTTCCCGAACACCCGTTTCTCGTCGTCGGTCAGATGACGACGACCGACCCGACACGCTCGCCCGCCGGCACGGAGACGCTGTGGGCGTATACGCACGTTCCCCAAGCGGTGCGAGGCGACGCGGGCGCCGGGATTACGGGGCGGTGGGACGACGCCGACGCGCAACGCGCCGCCGACCGCATCGAAGACGAGATCGAGCGCCGCGCCCCCGGCTTCCGCGCGCTCGTGCGGGGGCGCCACGTACTGACGCCGACGTCGTTCGAAGCACAGGACGCCAATCTCGTGGGCGGCGCGCTCGGCGGGGGCACGTCGGCACTCCGCCAGCAGCTCTTCCTGCGCCCGGTACCGGGGCTGCGCGGTGGTGCGCGCACGTTCGTCCGCGGCTTGTACCTCGCGTCGGCATCGGCGCATCCCGGTGGTGGTGTGCACGGCGCCTGTGGCGCCAACGCCGCCCATCTCGCCCTCCGCGACGCGTGA
- a CDS encoding 5'-methylthioadenosine/S-adenosylhomocysteine nucleosidase produces MADSVKTVAMLAPMVPELAPLKKKIPLTKVDPSNGAYTHEGQVGYVRVVAVITGIGTQPAKETTERLLDGIKVDHLMVVGIAGGMGPSVEIGDLVIPELVVDEATGKEVRPNVLEGSKPRGTIVTSDRFGYDDVTNAKFIADGVVGVDMETSAVGIVCEARGVPWSAYRGISDRGDDDSVDVEVLKLAGADGSGDGKALMKYLLRRPWKIFYLAKLGKGTYKAVNVAADAAIAACKGV; encoded by the coding sequence ATGGCTGACTCCGTGAAGACCGTGGCAATGCTCGCCCCGATGGTGCCCGAGCTGGCGCCGTTGAAGAAGAAGATCCCCCTGACCAAGGTCGACCCCAGCAACGGCGCGTACACACACGAGGGCCAGGTGGGCTACGTGCGAGTGGTCGCGGTCATCACCGGAATCGGCACACAGCCGGCCAAGGAGACGACCGAGCGCCTGCTCGACGGGATCAAGGTGGACCACCTGATGGTGGTCGGGATCGCCGGCGGCATGGGGCCGTCGGTCGAGATCGGCGACCTCGTCATCCCCGAGCTCGTCGTCGACGAGGCGACCGGCAAGGAGGTGCGCCCGAACGTGCTCGAAGGCTCCAAGCCCCGCGGCACGATCGTCACGTCGGACCGGTTCGGCTACGACGACGTCACCAACGCCAAGTTCATCGCCGACGGTGTCGTCGGCGTGGACATGGAGACGTCGGCCGTCGGCATCGTGTGCGAAGCGCGCGGCGTGCCGTGGTCCGCGTACCGAGGCATCAGTGACCGCGGCGACGACGACTCCGTGGACGTCGAGGTGCTCAAGCTCGCCGGTGCCGACGGCTCGGGCGACGGCAAGGCGCTGATGAAGTACCTACTGCGCCGCCCGTGGAAGATCTTCTACCTCGCCAAGCTCGGCAAGGGAACGTACAAAGCGGTCAACGTCGCCGCCGACGCGGCGATCGCGGCATGCAAGGGCGTGTGA